The nucleotide window GATCCCTTTGAGGGTAGTAATTGATGGTGAAGTAAGATCCCGTTCGAGTTGGCTGATGAAACCTTTGGTCAGATATGCTCTGTTGGCAAGTTCCTCTTGCGTCAGGTTATTGGCCTTGCGCAGTCTTCTAAGCTTCTCACCTATGTGTATGACTGGCTCCATAGTTTACTAATGCTAAACTTTTAGTTTAATAAAGATTGCCTTTATAATAATTCATTTCTTCTTTGTCAAGCATTTTTTCAAGGCAATACTAGCTATGCAGACTGGGGTAAACCAGAGGGTGGGGCTAACTGGCACGCTGACTTTCAGTGCAGATCTGATCTCCGCCCTTGTTCTTGGCAGCATAGAGGTTCCGGTCAGCGTTCAGGAGCAGTTGCTGGATATTTTCCTCCATTGTTTCAATGCTGCCCTCCAAGGAGGCAATGCCTATACTCAGACTGGTAGGCTCCAGCTTGCAGTCGTTGTATCGAGTTCTCAAACGTTCAGCCACCATCACTGCCTGCTCCAGGTTGGCATGTGGAATAATGACAGCGAACTCATCACCGCCGTATCTATAGCATGAGTCGACGTTTTCCCGGATATGGAGCATCATGATATGGGCCAATTCTTTCAGTACCTTATCCCCTTGTTGATGACCATAACGATCATTGTAATTCTTGAAATTGTCCACGTCGATGAGAAGAAGGTACAGGCCGTAATGCTGCCTGAATGCTCGTCCCGCTTCTCTTTTGATATTTTCGTCAAAGTGTCGACGGTTATAGAGGCCAGTGAGTCCATCTCGAAGGGACAGGTGTTTGAGCTGCTCTCGTTGAGTTCTCTCCCTGAGAATGCGGTTTATTTTTGCTTCCAGTTCGTTCACATTAAAGGGTTTGGCTATAAAATCGCTGGCGCCGGCCTCGATGACGTCTGTATAACTGTAGTTGTTGTGATAGCCGGTCACAGCAATCACATCGATGTCTTCGTGCTCTGCACAGATTTTTCTGATCAATTCAGTGCCGTCCATACGCGGCATATTGATGTCCGTGATTACAATATCAAAGTGCTGCTCATTCAGCTTTTCAATAGCGTCCACGCCATCGGCAGCAGTACTGCTGTCGTGGCCGAGACTGCTCACTATTTCGTGCAAAAGTGCAAGCACGTCCTCATCGTCGTCAACTGAAAGTATGGAGTGCCTTGCCCGTGCTTCTGCCTCCACCTTGCTGTCTCCTCCAACCGCTTTCTTATGGGAAATATGCCCCCTAGAAATA belongs to Deltaproteobacteria bacterium and includes:
- a CDS encoding diguanylate cyclase; protein product: MIVISRGHISHKKAVGGDSKVEAEARARHSILSVDDDEDVLALLHEIVSSLGHDSSTAADGVDAIEKLNEQHFDIVITDINMPRMDGTELIRKICAEHEDIDVIAVTGYHNNYSYTDVIEAGASDFIAKPFNVNELEAKINRILRERTQREQLKHLSLRDGLTGLYNRRHFDENIKREAGRAFRQHYGLYLLLIDVDNFKNYNDRYGHQQGDKVLKELAHIMMLHIRENVDSCYRYGGDEFAVIIPHANLEQAVMVAERLRTRYNDCKLEPTSLSIGIASLEGSIETMEENIQQLLLNADRNLYAAKNKGGDQICTESQRAS